From a region of the Thermus caldilimi genome:
- a CDS encoding integrase core domain-containing protein yields the protein MQLTSFGRAIGQGASQGTRLAEAGAGDPDVQERLRKVKLVKALRESKRSWEEIREFLGISRATYYRWERALREKGLAGLKPKSRRPRRLRGKVHWRPELLSRVEELRRENPTWGRWPIWLTLRQEGFRLGERTVGRILAYLEGRGRVERVACFLARRGRGKARGRPRRPYARGKPRGYEAQAPGDLVQVDTLIVSLGPGEVVRHFSAVDLFTRYALGEVHSRATARLAGEFLSRLVAQAPFPIRAVQVDGGSEFMAEFEETCRRLGVALFVLPPRSPKLNGHVERLQRTFREEFYTRALPTRVSELQAELNAYLDHYNRRRPHRALGGLAPLEFLAKIWGESVPQGVSNVVANYTFLTAFFPACYPDLRLGAVAKW from the coding sequence ATGCAGCTTACCTCGTTTGGCCGAGCGATAGGGCAAGGGGCTAGCCAAGGGACAAGACTGGCCGAAGCGGGGGCAGGCGACCCGGATGTCCAGGAACGCCTTCGCAAGGTGAAGTTGGTGAAAGCCCTGCGGGAGAGCAAGCGGAGCTGGGAAGAGATTCGGGAGTTTTTAGGCATCAGCCGGGCCACCTACTACCGTTGGGAAAGGGCTTTGAGGGAGAAGGGGCTAGCCGGACTCAAGCCCAAGTCCCGCCGCCCCCGGCGCCTGCGGGGAAAGGTGCACTGGAGGCCCGAGCTTCTTTCGCGGGTGGAGGAGCTGAGGAGGGAGAACCCCACCTGGGGGCGGTGGCCCATCTGGCTCACCTTGCGCCAGGAGGGCTTCCGGCTAGGGGAACGGACGGTGGGCCGGATTCTGGCCTATTTGGAGGGGAGGGGACGGGTGGAGAGGGTGGCCTGCTTTCTGGCCCGGAGGGGGAGAGGGAAGGCCAGGGGAAGACCTAGGAGACCCTACGCCCGGGGTAAGCCCCGGGGATACGAAGCTCAAGCCCCTGGGGACCTGGTACAGGTGGACACCTTGATAGTGAGCCTGGGACCGGGGGAGGTGGTGCGGCACTTTTCGGCGGTGGACCTCTTTACCCGCTATGCCCTGGGGGAGGTGCACAGCCGGGCCACGGCGAGGCTAGCGGGGGAGTTTCTGTCCCGACTGGTGGCCCAGGCGCCTTTCCCCATCCGGGCGGTACAGGTGGATGGGGGTAGCGAGTTCATGGCGGAGTTTGAGGAGACATGCCGACGTTTGGGGGTTGCTCTTTTCGTGCTGCCTCCCCGGAGCCCCAAGCTCAACGGGCACGTGGAGCGGTTGCAACGGACTTTTAGGGAGGAGTTTTATACCCGAGCTTTGCCCACGAGGGTGAGCGAACTACAGGCGGAGCTCAATGCCTACCTTGACCACTACAACCGCAGAAGGCCCCACAGGGCCTTGGGTGGCCTTGCTCCCTTGGAGTTCCTGGCTAAGATATGGGGGGAGTCGGTTCCCCAAGGTGTCTCAAATGTGGTGGCCAATTACACTTTCTTGACAGCCTTTTTCCCAGCGTGCTATCCTGACTTACGGCTTGGCGCCGTAGCCAAGTGGTAA
- a CDS encoding ATP cone domain-containing protein, with protein MAEVFVRLRRGRWPLSKGLLVEALLPLGVPLEAAQAVAHTVEERLKAEGQLAVPPRLLRKVFLEEVARALGEEVADSLSRQTLPFEEILVLQGRKRRPFSKGLLARSLEEAGFSLKEAHDLAKEVEGYLRQEGVRQISARRLEEVVAQVVGRALGKGARRRYLQRQAFAGELFVEEESGEPRMPFSKGILAQSLMGIGFSPERAYRLAREMEKALRQEGRRVIRRNELRERVYQALLKEAGEEVARRYLLLRSLRRSARPVHILIGGVTGVGKSVLASALAYRLGITHIVPSDAVREVFRASLSQDLLPTLHRSTFEAWKALLPDLSGEESHEVRVMRGFLDQVARVAVGLRAIQERSALEGTSIVLEGVHVVPRYLEHPYRERVLTVPMLVVLQDEKLHRDRFLLRDRETAHARPQEKYLTHFAEIRLIQEHLLRWAQEEGIPVIPGEDLDEAVEKALEVLVAYLEAHGSREVARA; from the coding sequence GTGGCTGAGGTTTTCGTGCGCCTAAGGCGAGGCCGGTGGCCCCTTTCCAAAGGGCTTTTGGTGGAGGCCCTTCTGCCCTTGGGGGTGCCCCTCGAGGCTGCCCAGGCCGTGGCCCACACCGTGGAGGAGCGGTTGAAGGCGGAAGGGCAGCTGGCCGTGCCCCCTAGGCTCCTGCGCAAGGTCTTCCTGGAGGAGGTGGCCCGGGCCCTGGGGGAGGAGGTGGCGGATAGCCTTTCCAGGCAGACCCTGCCCTTTGAGGAGATCCTGGTGCTCCAGGGGAGGAAGCGGCGTCCCTTCTCCAAAGGGCTCCTGGCGAGGAGCCTCGAGGAGGCGGGTTTTTCCTTGAAGGAAGCCCACGACCTGGCCAAGGAAGTGGAAGGGTACCTCAGGCAGGAAGGGGTCAGGCAGATCTCCGCCCGCCGCCTGGAGGAGGTGGTGGCCCAGGTGGTGGGCCGGGCCTTGGGCAAGGGGGCTCGCAGGCGCTACCTCCAGCGCCAGGCCTTCGCCGGGGAGCTTTTCGTGGAGGAGGAAAGCGGCGAACCCCGCATGCCCTTTTCCAAAGGCATCCTGGCCCAGTCCCTCATGGGCATTGGGTTTTCCCCTGAGCGGGCCTACCGGCTGGCCCGGGAGATGGAAAAGGCCCTGCGCCAGGAGGGGCGGAGGGTGATCCGGCGGAATGAGCTTCGGGAAAGGGTGTACCAGGCCCTTCTCAAGGAAGCGGGGGAGGAGGTGGCCAGGCGGTACCTGCTCCTTAGAAGCCTGAGGCGAAGCGCCCGCCCGGTGCACATCCTCATCGGTGGGGTGACTGGGGTGGGGAAGAGCGTGCTGGCCTCGGCCCTGGCCTACCGCTTGGGCATCACCCACATCGTTCCCTCCGATGCCGTGCGGGAGGTCTTCCGGGCCTCCCTTTCCCAGGACCTCCTTCCCACCCTGCACCGTTCCACCTTTGAGGCCTGGAAAGCCCTTCTGCCGGACCTGAGCGGGGAGGAAAGCCATGAGGTGCGGGTGATGCGGGGCTTTTTGGACCAGGTGGCCCGGGTGGCGGTGGGCCTGCGGGCTATTCAGGAGCGAAGCGCCCTCGAGGGTACCTCCATCGTTCTGGAAGGGGTTCACGTGGTTCCCCGTTACCTGGAGCATCCCTACCGGGAGCGGGTCCTCACCGTGCCCATGCTGGTGGTGCTTCAGGACGAGAAGCTTCACCGGGACCGCTTTCTCCTCCGAGACCGGGAGACGGCCCACGCCCGCCCGCAGGAGAAATACCTCACCCACTTCGCCGAGATCCGCCTCATCCAGGAGCACCTCCTCCGCTGGGCTCAGGAGGAGGGGATCCCCGTCATCCCTGGCGAGGATCTGGATGAGGCGGTGGAGAAGGCCTTGGAGGTCCTGGTGGCCTACCTCGAGGCCCATGGCTCCCGGGAGGTGGCCCGTGCTTGA
- the thrC gene encoding threonine synthase yields the protein MRFPLIERYRAYLPVSPNTPVISLLEGSTSLIPLKGPEEAQRRGIRLYAKFEGLNPTGSFKDRGMTLAVSKAVEEGAKAVAAASTGNTAASAAAYAARAGIRAIVILPAGHVALGKVAQSLVHGARIIQIEGNFDQALALTKALTEAYPVALVNSLNPYRLEGQKTLAFEVVDELGDAPQYHALPVGNAGNITAHWMGYKEYHALGKASRLPRMLGFQAAGAAPLVLGRPVEKPETLATAIRIGNPASWQGAMRAKEESGGTIEAVTDEEILLAYRYLAQEEGIFCEPASAAAMAGVWKLLREDRLDPGSTVVLTLTGHGLKDPATAEKVAKLLPPVPASLEAVAQAAGLL from the coding sequence ATGCGGTTTCCCCTCATCGAACGGTACCGGGCCTACCTTCCCGTGTCCCCGAACACGCCCGTGATCTCCCTTTTGGAAGGCTCCACCTCCTTGATACCCTTAAAAGGCCCTGAGGAAGCCCAAAGACGGGGCATACGCCTCTACGCCAAGTTCGAGGGGCTAAACCCCACGGGAAGCTTCAAGGACCGGGGCATGACCCTGGCGGTTTCCAAGGCGGTGGAGGAAGGAGCGAAGGCGGTAGCGGCTGCCAGCACGGGAAACACTGCCGCCAGCGCCGCCGCCTACGCCGCTCGTGCGGGGATAAGGGCCATCGTCATCCTGCCCGCGGGCCACGTGGCCCTGGGCAAGGTGGCCCAGAGCTTGGTCCATGGGGCGCGGATTATCCAAATTGAAGGCAACTTTGACCAAGCCTTGGCCCTTACCAAGGCCCTCACCGAGGCCTATCCCGTGGCCCTGGTGAACTCCTTGAACCCCTACCGCCTGGAAGGCCAAAAGACCCTGGCCTTCGAGGTGGTGGACGAGCTGGGGGATGCCCCTCAGTACCACGCCCTGCCCGTGGGCAACGCCGGCAACATCACCGCCCACTGGATGGGCTACAAGGAATACCACGCCCTAGGCAAGGCGAGCCGCCTCCCCCGGATGCTGGGCTTCCAGGCAGCGGGCGCCGCCCCCTTGGTCCTGGGGCGGCCCGTGGAGAAGCCGGAAACTCTGGCCACCGCCATCCGCATCGGCAACCCGGCCAGCTGGCAAGGGGCCATGCGGGCCAAGGAGGAATCCGGCGGGACGATAGAGGCAGTGACAGACGAGGAAATCCTCCTCGCCTACCGCTACCTGGCCCAGGAGGAAGGGATCTTCTGCGAGCCCGCCTCCGCCGCCGCCATGGCTGGGGTGTGGAAGCTCCTCAGGGAGGACCGGTTGGACCCGGGAAGCACCGTGGTCCTCACCCTCACGGGCCACGGCCTCAAAGACCCGGCCACGGCGGAAAAGGTGGCCAAGCTTCTGCCCCCGGTGCCCGCGAGCCTCGAGGCGGTGGCCCAGGCTGCGGGGCTTTTGTGA